A stretch of the Nitratireductor thuwali genome encodes the following:
- a CDS encoding glycerophosphodiester phosphodiesterase encodes MKKPLVVCHRGASHHAPENTFAAADKAIELGADYVELDVRESADGVLYVMHDRTVDRTTNGSGQIAAMSSAEIDRLDAGSWFGSDFAGEKVPRLSDYLVNLKGRAGAYIEIKWCDPEKVVKTVRDLGMVDDIFWYSHKQCMRQAMLACASGFAHMVTLSTARSPSVAQAVFGATMVEMNVEELRPAVLAACRELKLQTMAYYIGDEDEVFRTMAAASVDLVNVDHADRFVAATSALPP; translated from the coding sequence GTGAAGAAGCCGCTCGTTGTCTGCCACCGTGGCGCCTCCCACCACGCGCCCGAGAATACCTTCGCGGCGGCCGACAAGGCCATCGAGCTCGGCGCGGACTATGTCGAGCTCGATGTCAGGGAGAGCGCCGACGGCGTTCTCTACGTCATGCATGACCGCACCGTGGACCGCACCACCAATGGCAGTGGGCAGATCGCTGCAATGTCCTCGGCCGAGATCGACCGGCTCGACGCGGGCTCCTGGTTCGGGTCGGACTTTGCCGGCGAAAAAGTGCCCCGGCTTTCCGACTATCTCGTAAATCTCAAGGGCCGCGCCGGCGCCTATATCGAGATCAAGTGGTGCGATCCCGAGAAGGTGGTGAAGACCGTTCGCGACCTCGGCATGGTCGACGACATCTTCTGGTACTCCCACAAGCAGTGCATGCGCCAGGCGATGCTGGCCTGCGCCTCGGGATTCGCCCATATGGTCACGCTCAGCACTGCGCGTTCACCCTCCGTGGCACAGGCAGTGTTCGGCGCGACCATGGTTGAGATGAACGTCGAGGAACTGCGGCCGGCCGTGCTCGCTGCCTGTCGCGAACTCAAGCTGCAGACGATGGCCTACTATATCGGCGACGAGGACGAGGTCTTCCGGACCATGGCCGCCGCCAGCGTCGACCTCGTCAATGTCGATCACGCGGATCGCTTTGTCGCTGCAACCAGTGCCCTGCCGCCGTGA